The DNA window ATGTCGTGAAGAACATGTTTTGCCAATGTCGGACTTGGCTTCCCACTCGTATTTGCACTTGGTGCAGCTAAAGGTAATTTTACTCTTTGCAATAATTTTAATGCGACGGGATGGTTTGGAACTCGAACTCCAACTGTTTCAAGGCTTGCTGTTACGTTACTCGCAAAAGTTTCTGGCTTTGCTTGCATAATTAACGTTAAGGCACCTGGCCAAAAAGCATCCATACATTGCAATGCTTTTGGAGAAACTTCCTGGACATAATTTAATGCCGATTCTTTTGAATCAACGTGAACAATTAAAGGATTATCTGCTGGACGTCCCTTTGCTTCAAATATTTTTGCAACGGCTTCAAAGTTTGTTGCATCTGCCCCTAATCCATAAACTGTCTCAGTTGGAAAAGCGACAACTTCGCCTATTTCCAATTTACCAACAGCCTGTGCATAACTTTTTTCTTCATCCACATTTTTATCCACAACAATCATTTCCGTTTTCACTCGAACAACTCCTATTTTTAAGGGTTTTTCACTTTTTACCCACAATCTGTGGATAAAAACATGTGGTTTGTGCGTAATTTGTGTATAAACTACTCAATTATCGCAAAAACCATTCGGTCGTTTTTGTTGATATCTTTTTTACAATAAATAATCGCTTCTGGAAAAGCCTCTTTTAGCATCTTTTCTACCGCCGCACCTTGTTGATAACCTATTTCAAATCCGATAATTCCAGGTTTATTTAGCAATTCCGGAATTTGTTTCGCCATTTTTTCATAAAGAGCTAATCCTTCATTATCTGCAAACAATGCATGATGCGGTTCAAAATCGCGAACACTATCTGATAATCCTGGCGCTTCTGTATAAGCAATATAAGGAGGATTAGATAAAATAACATCCCACTTTTGGTTTTCGATCGGCTTTGTTAAATCACCTAATCGAAAATCGATTTCAGCATTCAACTCTTCTGCATTTTGTGTAGCTGTTTTTAGCGCAGGCTCAGAGATATCTGTAGCTGTAACTTGCGCTTGTGGCAATTCACATTTCATTGTAATGGCGATAACGCCACTCCCTGTGCCAATATCAGCAATAGCTATTTCTTTTTTTGTCAGATGTCGATCAATCAGTCGCAGTGTTTCTTCTATTAACTCTTCTGTTTCTGGTCTTGGAATTAAAACATCTGCGTTAACATGAAACGATCTGCCGTAAAACTCTTCCGTACCCGTTAAATGTTGAACAGGAATTCCTTTTGCATGCTTTTCAATATTTGCCCAAAAATTTTCTAGTTGTGTTTCATTTATTTCATCACGCATCGATGCGATCAACCCGGAATAAGAAAGACCTAGTTCATGTTGGAGAAGAATACGCGCTCCTCCTTCTTCACGGCCGTGTTCCAGTAAAAAAGAAGAAGCCCTCTTCAGGGCCTCATAAACGTACTTAAGCTTGGTCATTATTGAGACTTTCCATACGAGCAGATTGCTCTTCAATGATTAATGCATCGATAATTTCATCCATTTTCCCTTGCAAAATCTGATCTAACTTTTGAATCGTCAAGCCGATTCGGTGGTCAGTTACACGGTTTTGAGGGAAATTATATGTGCGAATTCGTTCAGAACGGTCGCCCGTTCCGACTGCTGATTTACGGACTGCATCGTACTCAGCTTGTGCTTCTTGCTGGAATTTTTCATAAACACGCGCACGCAATACTTTCATTGCACTTGCTTTGTTTTTGATTTGTGATTTCTCATCTTGACATGTTACTACTGTATTCGTCGGAATATGCGTCAAACGAACAGCTGACATTGTCGTGTTTACCGATTGTCCACCTGCTCCAGAAGATGCATAAGTATCTGTACGAATATCATTTTCATGAATATCTACTTCTACTTCTTCAACTTCCGGCAAACAAGCCACTGTAGCCGTTGAAGTATGGATACGTCCGCCTGATTCTGTTTCCGGAACGCGTTGAACGCGGTGAGCGCCGTTTTCATATTTCATTTTTGAATAGGCGCCTTTACCGGTAATCATAAAGACGATTTCTTTAAAGCCGCCAAGTCCAGTTGGATTTGAATCCATCACTTGCACTTTCCAGCCATTCGATTCAGCAAAACGCGTGTACATACGGTATAAGTCTCCTGCGAACAATGCCGCTTCGTCCCCACCTGCTGCTCCACGGATTTCCATAATAACGTTTTTGTCATCGTTCGGATCTTTTGGAATCAATAATTTGTGAAGACGTTCTTCCACCACAGAAACCTGTTGGTCGAGTTCGTTCACTTCTTCTTTGACCATTTCGCGCATATCGGCATCCATTTTCTCGTCAAACATTGCTTTGGCTTCAGCCAATTGCGTTGTTAAATCTTTGTATTCACGGTAACTTTCAACCGTTTCTTGTAAGTCTGATTGTTCTTTTGAATAGTCGCGAAGTTTGTTGGTATCACTGACGATATCCGGGTCACTTAACAATTCATTTAAACGGTCATACCGATCTTCTACTGATTGTAATCGATCAAACATAGGTGTCACCTCAAGTTCTAATTTTTGGTTATTTATTCTAATGAAGAAATCGCTCCAGGCGGACGCTTTCGGGCTCACAGGATGTGAGTCATGCAGCAGGTGCGACAGGACGTCGCACCTGCTGCCAGGGGGGGCCGGCTTCAGCCGCTTCCCTCGCTCCGCTTAGTCCAGGGTCTTCAGCTCGTCCTAATCCCCTAGGAAAGTCATTGAACGAATGCAATTCGGCCAATGGCTTTGCGACGAAGCTAGCGAAGCGATGCAGGAGCATATCTTCGCACTTCGCCGCCTTCCGCTTTTTCTTCTAAATATGCTGTAAAACTTTATAAGCAACAATTGCTTGTAATCTAAGTATGGGATATGGAGAAACGAATCAGAATCTCCGCTAGTTTGCTTTATATCTCATTAATTATTATTGAGAATTTCAAATAATAATTGGATAGTAATTTTTTCAATATCTATTCGCTAACTGTTACACCAGTTGGAACTTCGTGATGATGGCGGCAGCGTGGTTCGTATGCTTCTGAGGCACCTACTAAAATAGTTGGGTCATCTGAGCCTGCTGGCTTTCCATCGATTAAACGTTGCGTCCGGCTTGCGGGAGAACCACAAACTGTGCAAACTGCTTGAAGTTTTGTAACTTGCTCGGCGATTGCAAGTAAAGCTGGCATCGGTCCGAACGGACGACCTCTAAAGTCTTGGTCTAGTCCAGCAACAATTACACGAAAACCGTGATTAGCGAGTTTCTGAACATTTTCGATAATCGCTTCATCGAAAAATTGCGCTTCATCTATCGCAATCACATCGAATTCATCTGTGATGTAATCCCACATTTCAGAAGAACGAGCAATGGGTAGCGCAATCACAGTTGCACCATTATGCGAAACAACCGCTTCTTTGCTATAACGGTCGTCGATTTTTGGTTTAAATACAGCAATCTTTTGTTTTGCGAATTGAGAACGGCGGACACGGCGGATCAGTTCTTCTGATTTCCCTGAAAACATGCTGCCGCAAATCAGTTCAACCCATCCCGTTTGTTTCATGACATACATAGGTGAGACCCCTTTCAAACACTCAGTTATTTTACTCTTACCGTGGCTTTTGCTATATAAATAGATGATGTAGATTCCTTATTAAATCAGCAAACACTCTATTTTTACCACGTAAGCTTTCTATTAATCATACCAAAATAATGCTGCATTCTGCTGATTTTTTGGCATATGTAGGTTATTTTTTCGGATTTAAAACGAAAAAAATACCCGCCAGGCGTTTTCGCGCGAGGCAGGTATAATTTTAATTGATACTTGAAAGCAAAAGACTGGATGATGGAAATTCGCAAATTGAAAATTCCCAATTCCAGTCTGACGCTTAGCAAGTATTACTCGTTGATTTCTTCTTTTAAGCCGTATTTTTTGTTGAAACGATCTACGCGGCCATCTGCTGCTGCGAACTTCTGACGTCCAGTGTAGAATGGATGACATTCAGAGCAAAGCTCAACGTTGATGTTTTCTTTTACAGAACCAGTTGTGAAAGAGTTCCCACATGAGCAAGTTACTGTAGCTTGTTTGTATTCTGGGTGAATTCCTGTTTTCATAATAATTTTCTCCTCTCGCCCTGAACCATCTGGAACAGAGTTTAATCTATTTTACTATTGCCTTACACGGTTCTTCAGACCGTATATGCAATAGCCTTGGTTTAAATCACTAGTAATATCATATCAAGTATCTAGATATTTTGCAAGTAATTAAATCATCTTCTTGTTGTTTCGATGCATTTTCATCTCAGTAGCCAGTTGCTCGAAAAATTCTTCATTCGTATTGGTTTGTCCTAGTTTCTTCAAGAATCGCTCTCCGAAATCATGCGAATCAGAGAAAGTTTTTCGAATTGACCAAAGCTTTTCAAGTTGTTTTGGTTCAATAAGCAATTCTTCTTTACGTGTACCCGAACGGCGAATATCAAGTGCTGGGAAGATACGGCGCTCAGCTAAAGAACGATCAAGGTGCAGCTCCATATTGCCTGTTCCTTTAAATTCCTCGTAAATAACTTCGTCCATGCGTGATCCGGTTTCAACCAAAGCAGTGGCTAATATTGTTAAGCTGCCACCTTCTTCGATATTCCGTGCTGCTCCAAAAAAGCGCTTAGGTCTATGGAAAGCAGCTGGATCAATTCCTCCTGATAGTGTACGACCACTTGGCGGAATAACCAAATTATATGCTCGCGCTAAACGTGTAATAGAATCCATTAAAATCACGACATCGCGTTTATGTTCAACAAGACGCATTGCACGCTCAAGAACGAGTTCTGCCACTTTTACGTGATTTTCAGGTACTTCATCGAACGTTGAAGATACAACATCAGCATCTACAGAACGCTCGATATCTGTTACTTCTTCTGGACGTTCGTCAATTAATAACACAATCAATTCTGCTTCTGGGTGATTAGTTGTAATAGAATTAGCGATTTCTTTTAACAGCATTGTTTTACCTGCTTTAGGCGGAGCTACGATTAATCCACGCTGACCAAATCCAACCGGTGAAACTAAATCCATAATACGTGTAGATAAATGCGCCGGTGTTGTTTCTAAACGTATGTGGCGATCTGGGTAAAGTGGTGTAAGTCCTGGAAAGTGAACGCGTTCTTTTGCCACTTCTGGATCTTCACCATTTACTGCTTCTACTTGAAGTAATCCAAAATAACGTTCATTTTCTTTTGGTGGGCGCACTTTCCCTGAAACTTTGTCCCCGTTTCTTAAATCGAAACGACGTATTTGTGAAGCAGAAATATAAATGTCCTGTGAGCTTGGCGAGTAATTGATTGGTCGCAAGAAACCAAAGCCTTCGGATTGAATAATTTCAAGAACACCTTCCATAAAGAAATAGCCTTCTTGTTCTGCGCGTGTTTTTAAAATCGCAAAAATAAGTTCTTTTTTAGAAAGCTTGCTGTAATTCGTTAGTTTGTATTCTTTTGCTAAGTTATAAAGTTCTTTTAAGGTCATATTCTCCAATGAGGAGATTGTAATCGTTGCCATTTTTTCGAACACCACTCTTATTCGGTTTATTTTTTTGGTTTGTAACTCTTTTGAGGATCGGTAGTGAATGATTTAGAAGATCTTTAAAGAAGAAGTCCGGCAAAATGCCGGACTCATTTTATGAAGTAGGATCGTTAATCGTTCATTACTAGATTTGGCTTTTTCTCCAAGCTGTGACGCCCTTCGATAAAGCGGACTGTTCCAGATTTTGCGCGCATAACTAATGTATGGCTTTCTGCAAATCCACCTTTTAACTGAACACCTTTTAGCAATTCCCCGTCAGTTACACCGGTTGCTGCGAAAATGGCATCATCGCCTTTAACAAGATCATCCATCATTAAGACTTTGTTTACATCGATTCCCATATCTAAGCAACGCTGTGCTTCTTCTTCGTTTTGCGGAAGCAGCTTCCCTTGGATTTCACCGCCGAGGCATTTTAAGCCGACTGCAGCGATAACGCCTTCAGGAGCACCACCGATACCGAATAAAATATCGACTCCGGTTTGGTCAAACGCTGTATTGATCGCACCAGCAACATCGCCGTCTGAAATTAATTTAATGCGAGCTCCTGCTGCACGAATTTGATCAATGATATCTTGATGACGTGGTCGATCCATAACTGTCGCAACGACTTCTTCGATGTTTTTGTTTTTGGCTTTTGCAACCGCACGAAGGTTATCAATTACTGGCGCGTTAATGTCGATTTTGCCTACTGATTCTGGCCCAACCGCAATTTTTTCCATGTACATATCTGGTGCATTTAAAAGGTTACCGCGATCAGCGATTGCTAGAACTGCTAATGCATTCCAACCACCTGCTGCAACAATATTTGTTCCTTCTAAAGGATCTACTGCAACATCCACTTCTGGACCATTGCCTGTTCCCAATTCTTCACCAATATACAGCATAGGCGCTTCGTCCATTTCCCCTTCACCGATGACGACAACTCCACGCATTGGAATGGTATCAAATACCGTTCTCATTGCTGTTGTTGCTGCATCATCTGCTTCGTTCTTCAAGCCACGGCCCATCCATTTTGAAGAAGCAATTGCTGCTGCTTCGGTGATCCGCACTAATTCCATCGATAGACTTCGTTCCATACGATCAGTTCCTCTCGTTCAGTATTAACTTTTCGGTAATTATTGTAGCATATTTTTTTGTACTAAAAGAGAGTCAATTTGTGTCTTGGTCAAGGTCAGACTTCATGCTCGTTACCGGATCAATTGTTTCTCTCCGGATATCTGCACCTATCCCTTGTAATTTTTCGATAATAGAAGAATAACCTCGTTCAATATGGTAAATTTCTCGAACTTCAGTTTCACCTTCCGCAAGTAACCCAGCAATTACTAAAGCGGCTCCTGCACGTAAGTCAGATGCTACTACAGTTGCAGCTGTCAACGGTGTTGGACCTGTAACAATCGCAGCTCTTCCTTCTACACGACCACTTGCATTCATTCGACGAAGTTCGTCAATATGTTTAAAGCGCGCTGAGTAAATTGTATCTGTGATCATCGAAGATCCATGAGCCTGTGTCATTAAGACAGAGAACGGCTGCTGAAGGTCTGTTGGGAATCCAGGATAAACCAGCGTCTTCACATCAATCGCAGTTAATTGTTCCGACTTTGGAATATATATCGATTCTTCGCCTTCTTGCACATCGACGCCCATTTCACGTAATTTAGCTGTTAAAGCTTCCATATGGAAAGGAATAACGTTATCAATTGTTATACCGTCGCCAATAGCGGCAGCCATAATCATGAATGTACCGGCTTCGATACGGTCAGGAATGATTGTATGGTTAGTACCATGTAATTCTTCTACTCCGTCGATCCGGATAACGTCTGTTCCAGCACCTTTGATTTTTGCACCCATGTTTGTTAACAAAGTAGCTACATCAATAATTTCTGGTTCTTTCGCCGCGTTTTCGATCGTTGTTTGGCCTTTAGCCATAACAGCAGCTAACATAATATTAATGGTTGCACCAACACTCACGACGTCCAAATAAATTTTTGCACCGCGAAGTTCATCAGCACGCAAATAAATTGCCCCGTGTTCATTGGTTACTTTTGCGCCAAGCGCTTCAAAGCCTTTAATGTGCTGGTCAATTGGACGTGGTCCTAGGAAACAACCACCTGGAAGACCGATTGCCGCATGTTTAAAGCGTCCAAGCATTGCACCCATCATGTAATAAGATGCTCGCAATTTTTTGACGTTGCCGTTTGGTAGCGGCATATCAATCATTTTCGTTGGATCGATATTCATCGTTCCATCTTCAAATGTTACTTCGCCACCGATTTCTTCCAAAATACTTTTCAGTGTCCATGCATCAGAAATTCCCGGTAACCCTTCAATCGATACAGGCGAATTGGCCAAAATCGATGCAGGAATCAAAGCAACTGCACTATTTTTAGCACCATTTACTTTAATTGTTCCGGAAAGACGGTTGCCGCCCTTTATTTTATAAACATCCATTGAATTTCTCCTTTATCCACTTTTTCGGCTGTTTTGCTGGCCCAAAAAAGTTCAATTGGTTCGGCTAATATGTTGATTGCCGATCACAACTTAGGTTTTCTCCGCTTAAGCGGTCAGTCTCGCTTCCACTTTTTTAGTAGGAATGAGACTGATTATTTTTATCTCGAATTTTTAAACTGAACGTTTTTCCCAGTCTGCAAGAAACGCTTCGATTCCTTGATCAGTTAATGGGTGTTTAAACATTTGGTGCATAACTTTAATCGGCATCGTCGCAATATGTGCCCCGTTCAAAGCAGCTTCGGTTACGTGCTGTGGGTGACGGATAGATGCTGCAATAATTTCTGATGAAATATCGTGAATTGCAAAAATTTCTGCAATCGTCGCAATCAAGTCCATGCCGTTATGCCCGATATCATCTAGACGTCCAAGGAATGGTGAAACGTAAGCTGCTCCTG is part of the Planococcus sp. PAMC 21323 genome and encodes:
- the prmC gene encoding peptide chain release factor N(5)-glutamine methyltransferase, whose amino-acid sequence is MTKLKYVYEALKRASSFLLEHGREEGGARILLQHELGLSYSGLIASMRDEINETQLENFWANIEKHAKGIPVQHLTGTEEFYGRSFHVNADVLIPRPETEELIEETLRLIDRHLTKKEIAIADIGTGSGVIAITMKCELPQAQVTATDISEPALKTATQNAEELNAEIDFRLGDLTKPIENQKWDVILSNPPYIAYTEAPGLSDSVRDFEPHHALFADNEGLALYEKMAKQIPELLNKPGIIGFEIGYQQGAAVEKMLKEAFPEAIIYCKKDINKNDRMVFAIIE
- the prfA gene encoding peptide chain release factor 1, with the protein product MFDRLQSVEDRYDRLNELLSDPDIVSDTNKLRDYSKEQSDLQETVESYREYKDLTTQLAEAKAMFDEKMDADMREMVKEEVNELDQQVSVVEERLHKLLIPKDPNDDKNVIMEIRGAAGGDEAALFAGDLYRMYTRFAESNGWKVQVMDSNPTGLGGFKEIVFMITGKGAYSKMKYENGAHRVQRVPETESGGRIHTSTATVACLPEVEEVEVDIHENDIRTDTYASSGAGGQSVNTTMSAVRLTHIPTNTVVTCQDEKSQIKNKASAMKVLRARVYEKFQQEAQAEYDAVRKSAVGTGDRSERIRTYNFPQNRVTDHRIGLTIQKLDQILQGKMDEIIDALIIEEQSARMESLNNDQA
- a CDS encoding thymidine kinase, producing the protein MYVMKQTGWVELICGSMFSGKSEELIRRVRRSQFAKQKIAVFKPKIDDRYSKEAVVSHNGATVIALPIARSSEMWDYITDEFDVIAIDEAQFFDEAIIENVQKLANHGFRVIVAGLDQDFRGRPFGPMPALLAIAEQVTKLQAVCTVCGSPASRTQRLIDGKPAGSDDPTILVGASEAYEPRCRHHHEVPTGVTVSE
- the rpmE gene encoding 50S ribosomal protein L31, which produces MKTGIHPEYKQATVTCSCGNSFTTGSVKENINVELCSECHPFYTGRQKFAAADGRVDRFNKKYGLKEEINE
- the rho gene encoding transcription termination factor Rho; translation: MATITISSLENMTLKELYNLAKEYKLTNYSKLSKKELIFAILKTRAEQEGYFFMEGVLEIIQSEGFGFLRPINYSPSSQDIYISASQIRRFDLRNGDKVSGKVRPPKENERYFGLLQVEAVNGEDPEVAKERVHFPGLTPLYPDRHIRLETTPAHLSTRIMDLVSPVGFGQRGLIVAPPKAGKTMLLKEIANSITTNHPEAELIVLLIDERPEEVTDIERSVDADVVSSTFDEVPENHVKVAELVLERAMRLVEHKRDVVILMDSITRLARAYNLVIPPSGRTLSGGIDPAAFHRPKRFFGAARNIEEGGSLTILATALVETGSRMDEVIYEEFKGTGNMELHLDRSLAERRIFPALDIRRSGTRKEELLIEPKQLEKLWSIRKTFSDSHDFGERFLKKLGQTNTNEEFFEQLATEMKMHRNNKKMI
- the glpX gene encoding class II fructose-bisphosphatase; the encoded protein is MERSLSMELVRITEAAAIASSKWMGRGLKNEADDAATTAMRTVFDTIPMRGVVVIGEGEMDEAPMLYIGEELGTGNGPEVDVAVDPLEGTNIVAAGGWNALAVLAIADRGNLLNAPDMYMEKIAVGPESVGKIDINAPVIDNLRAVAKAKNKNIEEVVATVMDRPRHQDIIDQIRAAGARIKLISDGDVAGAINTAFDQTGVDILFGIGGAPEGVIAAVGLKCLGGEIQGKLLPQNEEEAQRCLDMGIDVNKVLMMDDLVKGDDAIFAATGVTDGELLKGVQLKGGFAESHTLVMRAKSGTVRFIEGRHSLEKKPNLVMND
- a CDS encoding UDP-N-acetylglucosamine 1-carboxyvinyltransferase, which translates into the protein MDVYKIKGGNRLSGTIKVNGAKNSAVALIPASILANSPVSIEGLPGISDAWTLKSILEEIGGEVTFEDGTMNIDPTKMIDMPLPNGNVKKLRASYYMMGAMLGRFKHAAIGLPGGCFLGPRPIDQHIKGFEALGAKVTNEHGAIYLRADELRGAKIYLDVVSVGATINIMLAAVMAKGQTTIENAAKEPEIIDVATLLTNMGAKIKGAGTDVIRIDGVEELHGTNHTIIPDRIEAGTFMIMAAAIGDGITIDNVIPFHMEALTAKLREMGVDVQEGEESIYIPKSEQLTAIDVKTLVYPGFPTDLQQPFSVLMTQAHGSSMITDTIYSARFKHIDELRRMNASGRVEGRAAIVTGPTPLTAATVVASDLRAGAALVIAGLLAEGETEVREIYHIERGYSSIIEKLQGIGADIRRETIDPVTSMKSDLDQDTN